A region of Camelus dromedarius isolate mCamDro1 chromosome 22, mCamDro1.pat, whole genome shotgun sequence DNA encodes the following proteins:
- the HELT gene encoding hairy and enhancer of split-related protein HELT isoform X2 gives MSDKLKERKRTPVSHKVIEKRRRDRINRCLNELGKTVPMALAKQSSGKLEKAEILEMTVQYLRALHSADFPRGREKELLAEFANYFHYGYHECMKNLVHYLTTVERMETKDTKYARILAFLQSKARLGAEPALQPVGSLPEPDFSYQLHPAGPEFAGHSPGEASVFPQGAAPGPFPWPHGAARSPALPYLPSAPVPLPSPAQQHSPFLAPVQGLDRHYLNLIGHAHPNALNLHTPQHPPVL, from the exons ATGTCAGACAAGCTCAAAGAACGCAAA AGAACCCCCGTTTCCCACAAAGTGATAGAAAAGCGGAGAAGGGACCGGATTAACCGCTGTTTGAACGAGCTGGGCAAGACGGTGCCAATGGCCCTGGCGAAGCAG AGTTCCGGGAAGCTGGAGAAGGCAGAGATCCTCGAGATGACCGTACAGTACCTGAGAGCCCTGCACTCCGCTGATTTTCCCCGGGGAAGGGAAAAAG AATTGCTAGCGGAGTTTGCCAACTATTTCCACTACGGCTACCACGAGTGCATGAAGAACCTGGTGCATTACCTCACCACCGTGGAGAGGATGGAGACTAAGGACACCAAGTACGCGCGCATCCTCGCCTTCCTGCAGTCCAAGGCCCGCTTGGGCGCCGAGCCCGCCCTCCAGCCGGTGGGTTCACTCCCGGAGCCGGATTTCTCTTACCAGCTGCACCCAGCGGGGCCGGAGTTCGCGGGACATAGCCCTGGTGAGGCGTCCGTGTTCCCGCAGGGCGCGGCCCCAGGGCCCTTCCCCTGGCCTCACGGCGCTGCCCGCAGCCCGGCGCTGCCCTACCTGCCCAGCGCGCCTGTGCCGCTCCCGAGCCCGGCGCAGCAGCATAGCCCCTTCCTGGCTCCCGTGCAGGGCCTGGACCGGCATTACCTCAACCTGATCGGCCACGCCCACCCCAACGCCCTCAACCTGCACACGCCCCAGCACCCTCCCGTACTTTGA
- the HELT gene encoding hairy and enhancer of split-related protein HELT isoform X1 — protein sequence MSDKLKERKRTPVSHKVIEKRRRDRINRCLNELGKTVPMALAKQSSGKLEKAEILEMTVQYLRALHSADFPRGREKAELLAEFANYFHYGYHECMKNLVHYLTTVERMETKDTKYARILAFLQSKARLGAEPALQPVGSLPEPDFSYQLHPAGPEFAGHSPGEASVFPQGAAPGPFPWPHGAARSPALPYLPSAPVPLPSPAQQHSPFLAPVQGLDRHYLNLIGHAHPNALNLHTPQHPPVL from the exons ATGTCAGACAAGCTCAAAGAACGCAAA AGAACCCCCGTTTCCCACAAAGTGATAGAAAAGCGGAGAAGGGACCGGATTAACCGCTGTTTGAACGAGCTGGGCAAGACGGTGCCAATGGCCCTGGCGAAGCAG AGTTCCGGGAAGCTGGAGAAGGCAGAGATCCTCGAGATGACCGTACAGTACCTGAGAGCCCTGCACTCCGCTGATTTTCCCCGGGGAAGGGAAAAAG CAGAATTGCTAGCGGAGTTTGCCAACTATTTCCACTACGGCTACCACGAGTGCATGAAGAACCTGGTGCATTACCTCACCACCGTGGAGAGGATGGAGACTAAGGACACCAAGTACGCGCGCATCCTCGCCTTCCTGCAGTCCAAGGCCCGCTTGGGCGCCGAGCCCGCCCTCCAGCCGGTGGGTTCACTCCCGGAGCCGGATTTCTCTTACCAGCTGCACCCAGCGGGGCCGGAGTTCGCGGGACATAGCCCTGGTGAGGCGTCCGTGTTCCCGCAGGGCGCGGCCCCAGGGCCCTTCCCCTGGCCTCACGGCGCTGCCCGCAGCCCGGCGCTGCCCTACCTGCCCAGCGCGCCTGTGCCGCTCCCGAGCCCGGCGCAGCAGCATAGCCCCTTCCTGGCTCCCGTGCAGGGCCTGGACCGGCATTACCTCAACCTGATCGGCCACGCCCACCCCAACGCCCTCAACCTGCACACGCCCCAGCACCCTCCCGTACTTTGA